Genomic segment of Ictidomys tridecemlineatus isolate mIctTri1 unplaced genomic scaffold, mIctTri1.hap1 Scaffold_880, whole genome shotgun sequence:
GGTTCTGGGCTGTAGGGTGCACCATAGAGGCCCACCAcagcaaatgggaaaaaaaaaaaaaaactactcccCTGTGATCAGCCTCCACCAGCTGGTCACATGGTTTAACCACAtggttgaaatttaaaaatggcagAGAGTCATGTTTTGCACATTGAGGCTTTGGTTCACAGATAGTCTGCTAGTTCCagggtggtcccataagattacaGCACATAGTGTGCTTTTAGCTGTCTCACATTGTGCAAGTGCACTTTATGTTGTTTGCAGAAAGAGCAACATGAGATCACAAAGTGTGTCTCAGGACATGTCCCCATGAAGTCACACATTGGGACTAAGAAACTGATCTTGGGCGGAAGAGACCTGAAAGAACTCAGGTTCCCATTGAGTATCGGGTGCATCCTGGAAGGAGACTGgaggaaaatttaaagaaaaggaagaggtatttaatattataaaaaaaaagggTAATTGAGATGAGCTTTAGTTCTCTGGGAACATTAAGAATAATTGGAGCAATAGACAAGCAGAAAGTATGCAAATGAAAATGTGCACTGGTGACTGTCTTCAGATTAATTATAATTAGCATATTACATGTGACTGGGGAGTGATTGATCATTAGCTTCACTGGGACAATACAGTTAATATGGAACAGTGAGATAACCAGAATAGTTTTATGGCTGTACTGGGGAACTAGAGAGGAGGAGGATTAACGGGTGGTGGGTGCCCATAAATAATTTTTCgatcatattttataataatagacCAAGAAAAAGTAACATTGCTTAGAGGTTAAGTGGAGGACATTTCTTTTGCCTTGTTTGTCAGTACTGTGGATTGGACCCAGGGGGTGCTctgtgacattttattttgagacagggtctccttaagtggTTGAGGTTGGCcatgaacttgaggtcctcctagGTCAGCCTTCCAGGCTGGTAGGATTTCAGGGCACACCATGGTCTGGATACGAGGTCTACACTGAAAACCTCATGTGttcatgcaggaatgttcagaggtgaaaagattcaGAGAGCTCTGAcattatcagtggattaatccacttaatgGATTAATGGGTTAATAGCTGAATGTGCTACTCAGTGGTACCTGTGGGCAGGTTggccatggctggaggaagtggatcactgggggtgtgtcctgGGGGACTATATCCTGTCCCCAGCTCCTggttctctctcttgtttctgatCCTGGGCTGCCAGGAgccttcctcctccacactcttccaccatgaggttctgcctcactcaGACTCAGAGCAACGGAGCTGGCTGATGAaggactgagatttctgaaaccaGAAGTCCACCGGACCCCTCTGAAGGCTTTTGGCTCCTAAGGATAGATGAGGTCCTAAGGGAGGGATTTGTCAACCTGGAACTGCTAATTATTTACTGTTTCAATTCCTACGTGGGCTTCTTTATGGGACAGTTCTCttccaaaaaggaaataaaatgaagcaaGACCCAGATTTTGTGGGGGTGTATGAAAATATCCTCCTAAGGGCACTGTTTCCAAAATTGGCCTGCCTTCTGGACGCACCTGGGCTAGATGATGAATATCCAAACTTGTGTGTTTCCCTGAGAATCTCTGAGTTGTCAGTGACATTAGCAGCGTGACATTTTTCTACAGATGCTCCTAGAGTTTGAGAGTTTGAGTTTGAGAGTTTGAGAGAGTTTGAGGACCGCAGACCCCGGTAGCTTGTATGCTTGAACTCATGTCCCGTTCTCTGCCCCTGGATGAGGTGCTGTCAGGATAATAACAGGGACTTACGTTGAGCACACTCTGTGTTTTCCTTTGGATCCTGTGATACGCTCTTGAGGGAGGCCAGTGTGGGTGGCTGTCAATCACAAGGCTTCTGGGAGCTTTGGCTCTTGTCTTCCTCTGTTCCACGTCTCCTCCCGCTGCCTCCTGCTCTCCAGGTGGTGAGTGGACTGCAGTGTCCTAGGCTGGCGGTCTGAGCTTGGAGCGGTGGCCTCCCAAACATCTCCCTTGTGATGAGTCACCTGCGTCCTGAGGcaaactcatcatcctcctgcagGGCTGATGTGAGCAGCTCGCACTGTGGCCACTGTGACGTGGTCTCATCTGTGAGGCTGTTCCTCACGTTGCACATCTCAGAAGAGTTTATCCTCCATTCCCCTCAGGGTTGCAGATgcccctcttccctcccaccccaagGACCACCCCCTGGCGTCCCCAAATCCAGACAATTTCCCCCGGAAGGGACCATCTCATGGAGAAGAGTCTCCATGATCCTGCTCGTCAGGGGTCTTCACCATGTGTGAGTGGTGTCCACCCATTTTACCTCCTTAGAAGGACCCGGAAGCTCATGCATGGCGGCTGTTCTTTCAGAGAATTCCCCCAAAGCTCCGAATCTTACAAAATAAATGGAGCTAAAATGGTGAAATATATGCAAAGCCCCATTGAAAAATGGTTAGTAATTTTAACGACCTGTTATGGTTGGGTTCGGAAATGTCCCCAGAAGGTCACCTTGGAAGGCACGGTCCTCAGTGTAGCTAGAGTCCGAGGATTCGTGGAATTGGCTAGGATGCTGTTCttctcagtggattaatccattttccATAGGAATCCACTGGTGGCCAAATGGACTTGGTGGTGGTCACTGTATGCAGATGAGtgttggctggaggaagtaggtcactggacactggtcactgggggtgtgcgtTTAGGACTATATCTCGTCCctggcttctcctcctcctcctcctcctcctcctcctcctcctcctcctcctcctcctcctcctcttcttcttcttcttcttctccttcttcttgtcctcctgctcctccttctcctcctgctcctccttctcctcctgctcctccttctcctcctcctcctccttctcctccttctcctccttctcttctcctcctcctcctccttcttctcctcctcctcctcctccttctcctcctcctcctcctccttctcctccttctcctcctcctcctcttccttctcctcctcctcctcttccttctcctccttctcctccttctcttctcctccttctcctcctcctcctcctcctcctcctccttcttcttctctctctctctctctctctctctctctctctctctcgtgctCAGAAGGTTTAATATGCCATGTCCTTCCGCCATGTTGGTTTTGCCTTGGAGCTAGCCCACCATGGACTGGAtactctgaaactctgagccaacataaacctttcctcttgTGAGTTGCTGTTTTCAGCTATTCTGTCACAGCACTGAAAACTTGAGCAGCACATGATACGATAGAAAAATCACCTtctccacctccctctctccttctctctctcacccACACCAGCACAGGCTTGAAGGGAATGAGTCCACGCAGACAGAAACCAGCTGTTTCTAAATGAGTGTCTTGGTCCTGCCACAGATCCACTAGGTTTTCCCGGTGACCTAATTAATCCAAAGGGCACAGAGCAAGGCGGCAAATCCTTTGACGGGTTTTGCCTCAATTCCTTTTAGGCTTCTTCAGCCTGGCCGTGTTCCAACCCTTGACGTCCCAGCAAGAACACGTTTTAAAAATGGCGCCCTCCCTGTGGGCCCATGTCCACGGAGGGGAATGTGACATCAAGGTTTTCTCCACGTGCACCTTGCGCAGTCTGGGGCCGTCCGATTGCACAGAACACGCAGTCGCGGAGACGTGTTGCGGGCTCTTTAAGCATGGGGGGAGACCGGACCGTCATGGCAGAGGATTTAATTGGGTTTAATTGGGTTAAGAGCAATAGGCCAGGGTGAGAGAGTAGCTCTTAATAAGGAGCCTGAAAATAGCCAAGGAGAAGCATTAATTGCATTAAAATCTGTgacatctgcaaaaaaaaaagaaaaaagaaaaaaaacccttttatATCATTCTGTGTGCAGGAAAGGGTGACTGTGTCTTTAAGAAAGTCAAAGGGTTAATTTAAAGGGACCTGCTCCCTCCTCTGGATACTAGGATTCAGCCCTACCCCGTGACCTCAGCCCCCGCGGCTCCCAGAGGCCCCAACTCTGAACCTCACTGAACCCGGTTCCGTGTTGGGGATCAGATGTCGGCACAGGGAACCCGGGTGCGGGGGACAGGCCACCACACCGTCACCATAGCGGGTGACTTGGTCCCTCCAGGGTGCAGTGCTCGGGAATGCTCCCTCCCAAGTGCCACTGGGTGGGGGCTCAGAGGAGCAGCAGGTGGATGGGGGCCTCCGTCGACTCTCCTCAATCCCTGGACCTCGAGTGGCCAGTTGCTCTGATGGTCACTCCGGCGCACCTGCTGCTGCTGACTGTCCCCTTGGCCTGTTGATTGGCGGAATTCGGGATGCAGTGGTTCACAAGGTGTGAATTTTGTGTGGGATTTTGCAGGCTTAAGCACGACCTTTTTGGTTCTCGGAAAAAACCCTAGTATCGTCCCCAGGATCTCCGTAGAGGGTAGCCATCTGGCCTGGGAGGGGGTCCCTGTCCCCCTGCACAAGTGACACGGGTGCACGTTCCATTTCCTGGTCAGAGAAGCCCCAGAGCTCTGATTAAGTCTCCCACGGGCACTTCTTAGGGCTGTGTGGACGGTCCCCGTGTGGTGGCCTCGGTCACACCCAAGTGACCTGCAAAGACGGTGTTAGGGCTCAGTCACGGTGTCAAAAAGCTCACGCAGGAGACAATGCGAGAAGCTCTGGAGGAGAAGGGATCGGGGGGCCACCTGAGCCTCCTCCGTGAATTGATGGGATGGGCTCAGTGGTAACTGgtggcaggtgggatgtggccgGGGGACGTGGCCTTGGGGGCGTGGCTGTGGGTTTATATTTTGCATCTGGGGAgcggagtctctctctgctcccctccGCCATGTTCAGCCTCCCCTCAAGCCCGAGGAacggagcctgctgtctgtggaccgAGTCTTCTGCAACCGTGAGCCCTGGGTGAACCTTTCGTCCTCTATAACTGTCTTGCTCGGGGCTGTTTACTGATAGCAACGGAAAAGCCGAGTCAAACACAAGTCCTCTCCTACCTGGAGTGGGTGGGCAGGGGCAAGACCGGCCAGCGTGGGCCGTAGtgactttctctctcttcatttaaAGAAATCCGCGTGGCCTGAGTGTCTTTGTGACCGTCATTGATGGTTATTTGCTGCAGATTGGGGCCAACGTACGCTCCTTCCACTGAGTTTTGCCTTGTGGACACCTTTGTGTCACCGATTTTTGGACTTTGCCTATTCCATTAGGAGACTCTCTGAACGTTGGGAATGCAAACCTCTTTATCACAATTCTCAGAGACGCACTGAACACTGTTACCAGCGTGGTATCTGGGGAGATCCTCCACCTGGGAGTAGACACGTCATCTCGTCCTTGTGGACCCCAAAATATCTAAGCTGGGTGCGGTGGAGCACCCcgggggctggggaggctgaggcaggaggatcgcaagatccaagccagcctccgccaaagggaggctgtgagcaactcagggagaccctgtctctcaataaaatgcaaaatagggctggggacggggctcaggggtggagtttccccctcaaaaaaatatgcatgtattCAGGTGCCAACCACCTTCAGCCCCCGAGtccctccatctccaacctcctAGGTTAAGCGTCAGCCCAGCTGATCCTCAGTGGAGGCTCCCCAGGTGGGAGGACTTGGCCCTGGGTCTCCAATATTCCCTTTGCGTCCTCAGGGTGGGCTGGCAGAGGTACCTCAATGCTCCATCTGGCTCACAGCCCCTGACCCTTCTGCCGCTCTCCGGGCAGAAGCCCTGTCCCCTGGCTCTGGTCAGCTACTGGACTTGTTCATGCATCGTTAGGGCCCTCGATGCCCGGATCCGCCAGCAACGTCCACTGTGGCGGGAGACGGTGGGAGGAGACGGGCGAGCGACTGAAGGGGCACCCGACTGGGCGCGTTTGACCAGGGACATCCCACTGGTGTCCACTGCGTGTCCTCCACCGACGCGGTGGCGCCTGCAGTAGGATCCGTGCTGAGACCTGTGACCTCAGCGTCTGTCTCCCCACGAGGACGTGGGGGTGTGGGAGGTCGGGACCCCTCTCCGTTATAGGCTAGAGTCTAGGCTGCAGACGGTCAGTCTGACCATCGCCCTCCCCTGCCTCACGGTATTCCACGCGTATACAGGTgatgggtgtgtatgtgtgtatgtgtgtacatgtgtatacatacgGCATGTgcgtgtgtatacatgtgtgtatgtgtgtgattgtgtatgtgtgtatacatgtggtGTCTATGTGTGTAGGCATgcggtgtgtatgtgtgtgtgtatgcatgcggtgtgtatgtgtgtgtgtatgcatgcggtgtgtatgtgtgtgtgtatgcatgtggtgtgtatgtgtgtatgcatgtggtTGTACgtatacgtgtgtgtatgtgtgtatgtgtgtacatgtgtatacatgtgtgtatgtgtgtaattgtgtatgtgtgtatacatgtggtGTCTATGTGTGTAGGCAtgcagtgtgtatgtgtgtgtgtatgcatgcggtgtgtatgtgtgtgtgtatgcatgtggtgtgtatgtgtgtatgcatgtggtTGTACGTGTAcgtgggtgtatgtgtgtatgtgtttgcatGTTTTTGTGTGTCTATAtggtacaaatatataaaaatatgcagtGGTTCTGCGTGTATCTATGTGCGTATATACTCAGGCACATGTACACGTATACATGTATGCATGCACTTGTACATATGTGCGTACACACATGTGCCTATATGTGCAAACACACATTAACCAATATGAGAATAAGCTCTTGGGCTTCTTTATGTGATGTTCGCCTAACATAGTACAATGCAGTATGTGTGATTAGTTTTTATATTCACCTATATTTGCACTTTaggtgtacacacacatatgtaatatATCAAAACTTGCTGTATGCGATTTGCATTTGCATATGTAGATATACTACGTTTAAGTTCagctgtatatatgtatatatgaactaATAGGATTAATTACTTGTGTACATATATGCACGCTACCTATGTATGGGTACACGCACCTGTatgcacacatatgtgtatgAACACTCTAGGTgtattgtgtacatatatgtgcaCTATATACAATACACGCATGTGTGTcgtatttaatatacatatataggtgtgcatatgtatgtgcgtgtacatatattcacacacacacagatcatCCTAACCACTGTGATACCACACTTTGGGGCTCCCATATGTAAGACTATATAATATGCACAGATATAATGAGTGAGTATACATGATATATAACGTGCACATAGAATAGTGTATAATGCAGCAGACTCTTTCTATATCTATGTATCTCGATGTTCGTTTGGGTGTGCAACCCACTAACGTAGCCACGTTCCCTTTCTCTATGGAACGTGCGTGCGCCTGTGTGATAAATTCACTTGCAAACCCTCGCGCACTAGATCCACGGAGCGGTGTGAGCAGAAGGGACCGGGTTCCGTGACGGGTGCGATTGGGAACTGGGGACAAACCCGTGAGATTTCTCTGGGCGCCGTGTGTGGATTCAAGCTGAGGACCACGGGGGCCGTCGGTGTCCTGCCAGGGCAGGTTACGGGGACTTGGGACTCACGTGTCCCGTGCCCACGGCGGTGGGGCAGAATGTACGCCGATTCTTTTGGGGTGACCAGCTTGTCATTGCTTGAGCGCGGATCCTGTGTCCGAGGTGATGCCTTGTACCTGAGTGCAGGACCCTCTGTCCCCGGGCGCCTCTGTTTCATCAGCAGCTTTGGAACGGGACAGGTCTTTGGGATCTGGGGCGTCTCCGTACCTAAATCGGCTTCAGAGGTCTCTTGGTCCAAGGTCCAGGTTGTCACTTTGCACTTGAGGGAGACAAAGCCCAAGGCACTCAGGGACGTGGCACAGGCCACTTGGCTAATTAGTCTGAGTACCCTGCTAATAGGTTGTACCGTCCTGCTCCACTGGGCCCAGGACATGAGGAATCCATTCGTCCAGTGTATCCACTAGTTATATGCTACCCTCCTGTTACTCGCTTAGTAATTTTCTTGGCTATCAGCTGGACTGGTTCTGTACCGCTCTTCTTACGTTCAGGTAACCTTTTCTTACTTAATAATGACCCTCATGCACAATGCCTGGCGCTCTCGGCACACTTCACCCCGTCATTTAGGCAGAGTTTCATCTCACGTCATCATGAAGAGAAGGTTTAATAGAGTATTGGAAGCTATTTTGAGAGATGAAGAGAACAAATTCACATAACTCTTTGTTTTAGTAacctgtaccagggattgaactcagggattgcactcgacccctgagccccgtccccagccctattttgcattttatttagagacagggtctccctgagtggcttagggcctcgctttggcggaggctggctttgacctcgtgatcctcctgcctcagcctcccgagctcccAGGATGACTTGGCCATTCCGGTTCAAGGGTGCAGTGTAGCTATGACCCAACCTGAGCAACACGTACCCTCTGGTATCCTCATCCACGTTGACTGGCAGAACTAAAGTAGAGGGTGCAGAATTCTTCTTCGAGTGAGCTTGAAAGTCCTGCGACAAATCCACCCACCCAATTCAACCCCAATTAACCAGGTCTCGGATGGCGGACACCCATGCAGTCACCCTATCCCCAGGGTGAAGTTCTCAAAGAATGCTATTTagttgggcgtggtggcacatgccaatcATCCCAGTCACCCGGGAGGCCAAggcgggaggatggcaagttggaggtcagcctcagctacTTTGTGAGATCTCATCTCAAAAGGAATTGGGGAGGtaactcagtggaaaagtgcctcAGATTTCAATTTCTAGAGCCCCCCCAAATATATATCTGTATGTACCCACTCATACATGCAGGTACTTCCTGCAAAAATTAATGAGCCGTTTTCCATCTGTAAGACACCATTTCCATTTACTGTACAATTCACTGGTGCACAACCTCATCAACTGTCTTAAGAATGAGGTGATCAAATTATCCAGGTCCAGACGAAGGAAGCGGGTGCGATGGGCACCCAACATGTCCGCCATGTTTTTTCACGGCTTCTTCAGAGCTCACCATGAATGTCATCCAAATCCACCCTCCGTTCTTGGCAGCGTGTGCAGTATGAAGAATTAAACCCTCTGAGCACACATTGACGTCCCCAGAAATCGGGATGCAGGGGTCAACCCTCTGACCAATGGCATCTCCCAGCCTCCAGACCTTGGCATGCTCTTGGGATGCGCCATCTTGTTTAGCGACGTCCAAAGAAGCTCCGATCCAGGGAGGTGAGACGGGATGTCCACGTGGGTCTGCCACTAAGTACCCCAAGGAGCATTCAGATCCCCATGACGTGATGTACCTTTTTGTGACATCTCATCAATAGCCACACATCATGGCGCCCAATGGTCCTGGGTGTATGCTCCCATTTCTCCCCACAGTGGAGACACTTGGAGAGACCCGCGAAGAGATATTCCCTTAAACACTGGAGGAACGTTGGGCACCAATCCACCCACTGGACCTTGGGGTGCGGGTCCTTTCTTAACGTTGAGGGATTTCTTTGCTCCTTCGACGATGACGTGTTGCGTTCACGGCTTGCGTTTGGGGCTCGCGTCCAGCAGACGGGGTGGGTGTCACCGTGAAGGCCAGTGACCTTGGTGCTAATCTCTACTTGGGGAATCTGCTCTGAGCTGATTCTCACCGAATAAGAATTTCCGACAAGGACCCTGTGGGTTGCCTGGCAGAGCCAACCAAGGGTAGAGGCTCACAGCCTCCTTTCTTTaaccttctctactttctctcttttttaggTGGCTTTGGAGTCTTTGTAAGGAATTCTTGTTGGATGGTCACCATTTCCCTGGACAGCGTCCCCCCTGTGGAAATCGGGCTGCAGGATTAGAGGATCCTTGGCCCCTGGCGATGGGCACCCAACACGTCCGCCATGTTTTTTCCTAACCTTGGGCTTCTCCAAGAGCCGTGAGTGAGGTGGCCTCTCCTGGTGTGGCCTCTCCTGGGTCCTTGACTCCCCGCCCATCCCTCTCTCCCCAACTGGCGTCCCGTCGTCACTCTCTTTCCCTGGACACCTGTCCCTTGGACACCCTGCGGATGTGCCCGTGAGCCATGTCGAGGCCCAAGGGATTGTTATGGCTCCCGTTGTTCTTCACCCCGGTCTGCGTCATGCTCAACTCCAACGTCCTGCTGTGGATCACCGCCCTCGCCATCAAGTTCACGCTCATCGACAGCCAAGCCCAGTACCCCGTGGTCAACACCAACTACGGCAAAATCCGGGGGCTAAGAACACCGTTGCCCAATGAGATTTTGGGTCCCGTGGAGCAATACTTGGGGGTCCCCTATGCCTCGCCTCCCACAGGGGAGAGGCGGTTCCAGCCCCCAGAACCCCCTTCCTCCTGGACCGGTGTCCGGAATGCCACTCAGTTCGCCGCCGTGTGCCCTCAACACCTGGACGAGAGGTCTCTCCTGCACGACATGCTCCCAATATGGTTTACAGCCAACCTGGATACTTTGATGACGTACGTCCAAGACCAAAACGAAGATTGCCTCTACTTGAACATCTACGTGCCCACAGAAGACGGTAAGTGCCTCTCTTATGGCCTGTCCATGCGGATTTTCCTCCAACCTTTCTGCTTAACTACGTTTCCGATGCAGGGCGTAGTCATTATAGCCACGTATCCCAGGTCTCATGCACATTTACTGAGTCACCGATGGACCAGCCAAAGTGTAATTAATGACTGtaattattttcatgtgttgGTTTCCAAGAATGGTTTACAGGCTTTCATGACCGGTGCTAATTAGCATGAGCCTAGAATGTTCTGTGCTAACCCTGAGTCATCGGGGAAGAGATGAATCTATAGTAGCGTTAAGGACATTATTATCCTTGTGTTTGAAATTCACATTTTCTCTGAAAACGCGTTCCCccgttatttattcattttttttctgtgcgcCATTTCTCGGGAAAGAGAAGGTAAAATCGATGGAGATCTTCTTGGAGCCTCAGGAGTTAACTCATGGGCCTCGTGACGCATTGGTCTCCATCTCATCCTTGGGTTCTCCCACGGAGGGTCCGTTTTCCCCACTGTCTCTGGGAAATATCTGGTGGGAGGTCTAGCGTCCACGTCCCTGGACACTGTCCCTCCCTGGTACCCGACGTCCGTTGCTTGAGTGCTGCGGTTCTTTCCCCATCGCGATGCTGGGAAGCGAGTGTCCCCAGGCTACAGGAAAGCCAGGTTGTGGGTCCCGGGTGTCACCAAGAATGACCCACAGGGACAATCGAGAGGACCGTCCCTTGTGCTGTGAGTCCTCTGTGGCTTCTCGCCCTTGTCACGATGACAGACGCTCAGTGACCAGGTCTGAATGTGACTCGGGGCTCAGAGAGCTGACCCTGGAAGCCCTGGTGTCTCTCTGCCCAGACCACCTTGGACCCAGCAGGACACCCAGCGAGAAAAGCCAGGAGCCTCTCTGGTTAGAGGACCCCGTGTCCACCTCCAGCTGACGGAGACCCAGAACCTTCCGGCCGTTGCTCTCGGATTCAACAAGGCCTTGGAGCTGGGgggaattgttttaaaaaaggcaGGAGGATGTGACCTCGTGGAAAAGCGATTTGTAGTTAATGCAAAACCCGGTTCTGCTCGCTGGGCGCTCTCCACTGCGCGGGGCCATGTGCGCGTACGGTCCCGACCCGGGAATTGGAAATCTAACAGGGGCCCAAGAAGACGAATGGGTTTCCCCAAACTATGTGAATCGTGGACTTTGGCTGGTGGGAGTTCAGAGCCAGAatattcacacacacagacagacacccatcccccccaaaaaaaaacacacagtctgtcgatcaatcaatcaatcaataccCAATCAACTTTTCTTGCTCCTGTgagcaaaagacctgaaaagcaccctttttagaggagaaaagttctttttgaggctcagagtttcagaggtctcagttcaaaGATGGCGGACTGCAtggctctgggtccaaggtgaggcagagcgtcaTGGCGGAAGGGAAAAGATGCTCAGGACGTGgccaccaggagacagagaggtCTTTGTCTTCTCACCACAGGCAAAACATGTACCCCAAAGGCGCAGATCAGtggcccacctcctcctgccctaCGCGACTTGTGCACTtgagttaatccacatcagtggattaatccacttactggattaagactctcataacccatgTACTccgtttttttttcttccaaaacagAATGATTGTACCAACAACCCTTCAAACTAAAGCGGGTCTTGTGGAAGGGGGTGTTCACTGGCCAAAACTAGGACCTACTTAACTGAGGCTCGATTCTTGAAATCACCAATTTTAACGAATTCCTCCCTTCTGGACGTTGAGAGGTTATTCATGTTTTCGCAGATGATTCATTTCTCTTTGGGGGCCAAGGGGCAGACGGACTGATTAGCTTAGAGTCGCATATTTAACCTTCTGATAGTTGTGCGGAGAAGGTCACAGTGCGTCAGCCCCACGGGGTACCGAGGGGCGCGTGTGAACACCGCTGTTAACAAGAGAAGGGATTTAGCCAGGATCCGCTCAGGGTGTGGGGGACAGAAGAGTGACCCCATGGGGGCAGGGATGCAGAGGACGGCTTGGACGTTTGATTAGCCAAGCTCCGAAAGTCTGAGAAGAATAAGTCCCTTGTGAGTTCATAAAGGACAGGTGACATTGGAGCTCACCGTGACTGTCAATCAAGAGGTCGATGAAGGCAGACATGTC
This window contains:
- the LOC144374797 gene encoding neuroligin-4, X-linked-like isoform X2, yielding MSRPKGLLWLPLFFTPVCVMLNSNVLLWITALAIKFTLIDSQAQYPVVNTNYGKIRGLRTPLPNEILGPVEQYLGVPYASPPTGERRFQPPEPPSSWTGVRNATQFAAVCPQHLDERSLLHDMLPIWFTANLDTLMTYVQDQNEDCLYLNIYVPTEDDIHDQSSKKPVMVYIHGGSYMEGTGNMIDGSILASYGNVIVITINYRLGVLGE
- the LOC144374797 gene encoding neuroligin-4, X-linked-like isoform X1, with amino-acid sequence MSRPKGLLWLPLFFTPVCVMLNSNVLLWITALAIKFTLIDSQAQYPVVNTNYGKIRGLRTPLPNEILGPVEQYLGVPYASPPTGERRFQPPEPPSSWTGVRNATQFAAVCPQHLDERSLLHDMLPIWFTANLDTLMTYVQDQNEDCLYLNIYVPTEDGANTKKIADDITSNDRGDDEDIHDQSSKKPVMVYIHGGSYMEGTGNMIDGSILASYGNVIVITINYRLGVLGE